The stretch of DNA CAAAATATTATACAAGCAAGGCATAGTCAGCATGCTTTAAATAAATGTTAAAGAATCGTCTGTTTATCCTTACAGACCATATCCCCCACCTATCCTTTCTTTTTCAGAATCTTTGTCGGCATTAAGATTATCCTTTCAAATCTTCCTTTTTCCTAGTCAAATATCCTATTTTTTCCCCAACTTTAATATCGAATGGTGTCTTTAATGACGTTAGTGGTTGAATACTATTCTTTTCGAATAAAAGAACAACTGTTGATCCAAAGGAAAAGTAGGCCATTTCAGTTCCTTTCACCAATTGGTCACCTTCATGAATGACTTCAATAGAATTCACAAACATGGCTCCAACTTTCACAATGGAGAGTAGACCAGTTTTATGTTCCACCTCTGTAATGGTACGGTAATTTTTTGAAAGAGTGTTCTTCCCATATTTTAGACCATGTTTGTTTACCGGATAAGACTTTGATCCTAATGTCCATTGGTCAATGACACGACCTGTTACCGGACTATGAATCCGATGGTAATGACTAGGACTTAGATAGAAAATCATATAGCATCCATCTGTATATTTTTCTATTTTTTCATCTTTTCCTAACATTTCTCTAATTGAATAATCCTTCCCTTTTACTGTTATAATATGCCCTGGCTCAATAATGCCAATATCCTCAATTACAGCATCAACCGGACTTATTATTGAATCAGGATCAATATCTGGCATTCGTGCCCCTTCTTTAAGCCTTCTTGTGAAAAAATCATGCAAGGTAGGAAACTCTTCTAATTTTTGCTCCATTTCATCTTGATTTATTTGGTAAGCCTTAGAGAAAGAAGGAATGAACATTCGACTTGCTTTTGAGCGTGCAAACTTTCTTATCAAACCTGATGTTATTTTCCCATTTGTTAGCTCAATAAACAGCCGATAAATAGATTGAATCAATGGTACCCCTCCATTTGGTGTAATAATACTCTTTACGGATAGTACTAAAAAGCTTAAAATAAAATATTAATATAGAATAGCGCAGAAATTGTTCTTAAACCTTTTTGGCAGACTGGCCAATAGGTGGACAAAATTTATTCCTCTAATATGTAAGGAGTGTGGTGAATGTTTTTATCCGATATATTTGATCAAACCATAAAAAAATTAAAAGCTCAGATAGCAAATGTATTAACATTAACGAATTTATTCCTAGGTGGCTTTGCCATATTATTTTCCATAAATGGTTATTTAGACTTGAGTTTATTGCTTATTTTTATTGCCGCACTTGCTGACAGATTTGATGGAATGGTTGCTAGAAAGCTAAATATCGAATCAGAGCTAGGCAAGCAATTAGATTCCATGAGTGATATTATATCATTTGGAGTCGCACCTGCACTATTAATATATCAAGGAATTTTATTTGAATTTGGTGCTCCTGGCTCATTTTTCACCATTTTTTACATAGGATGCGGCGCCTTTAGACTTGCAAGATTTAATATTAGTGAAAATAATGGCTATTTTACGGGCCTTCCGATTACTGCTGCAGGCTGTCTTGCTACTCTAAGTTTTCTTACTATACCATATCTGCCTTCCCAATTCTTCTTATTTATCATGATAATTCTTTCATTCTTAATGGTAAGCCCCTTTAAATTAAAAAAGGTTTAAAATGTAAAAGCCGCACCTATTAAATGGTGCGGCTTTTATAGAAGATTAGCTTGTTTTCATTACTTTCCTTCAGTTAAGGCTAAAAATTCCTCAATATCATCAATGCATAATTGAACTGCCTTTTCCCAGAACTCATGTCTCGTTAAATCAACGTTCAAATGCTTTTGCGCTAATTCCTCCACTTTCATTGATGCTGTATCCTTCAATAAAGCGATATACTTTTGTTCATAGTCCTTTCCTTCCTCGATTGCTCTAGCATAAATTCCAAGTGAGAATAGGTATCCAAACGTATAAGGGAAGTTATAAAACGGGACACCCGTAATATAGAAGTGAAGCTTAGATGCCCAGAAAGAAGGATGATATTCTTCAAGTGCATGACCATATGCTTCTTTTTGGGCTTCTTCCATTAGATGATTTAATCTTTCTGTACTTACCGAGCCATTCTTACGTTCTGAATAAAAGCGTGTCTCAAATAAGAATCGAGCATGAATGTTCATCAATAATGCAACCGTTCTCTGGATTTTGTCCTCAAGAAGCGCAATTTTTTCCTCCTCAGATTGAGCGCTTTTAACTGAAGCGTCTGCGACAATCATTTCTGCAAGAGTAGAAGCTGTTTCTGCCACATTCATCGCATAATTGCGATTCAATAAATGCAGATCCCTCATCGCATAAGTATGGAATCCATGTCCAAGCTCATGGGCTAAAGTAGATATATTTGAAGGTGTTCCAGAATACGTCATAAAAATTCTTGACTGACTGCTTTCTGGAAAATACGTATGGAAACCCCCAGGTGATTTCCCTGGTCTATCCTCCGCTTCAATCCATTTATCTTCAAAAGCCATTTTAGCAAATGAAGTCATTTCTTCACCAAACTTTGAAAAGTTCTCCAAAATAAACTCTGCGCCTTCTTGATAAGAAACTTTTGATTCAGTTTTATTGATCGGAGCGTCAAGATCATACCAGCTCAGTTTTTCTACTCCTAGTAGTTTAGCCTTCCTATTTAGAAACTGTACGAGAGGCTGTTTATTTTTAGAAATAACGTCCCACATAGCATCTAAGGTTTCTTGACTCATTCTATTGATTGCTAATGGCTCTTTTAATACATCATCCCAGCCACGCTGCTTATACACATTAAGTCTAAATCCTGATAAATGATTTATAACTCTAGATAAATATTCCGACTGTTCCTTCCATGCATTTTCCCACTTTTCAAACATATCCTTACGAACTTCACGGTCGGGACTTGAGAATTTATTAGCAGCTTGCCCAACTGAAAGAATTGTTTCCTCACCGTTCTCATGAGAAGGAATTTTAATTTTTCCCACAACCAAATCATAGAACTGACCCCAGCTATGATAGCCGTCCACTCCTAGAGCATTTATTAAGCTTTCTTCCTCTTTTGATAATTTTTCTGCCGCAGTTTGACGTCTTTCTGTTAGGACAAAGGCCAATTCGCTGAGTTCTTCACTTTTTAACATGTCCTCCCAAATTGAAGAATCATAGCTTGTTAGTTTTTCATCAAATTCGGTCAAAGCAGTTTGAAAGCTCGCACTAAGTTGAGTAATTGCCGCACGATGCTCGCTCGCCTTTTTATCACCAGTATTTTGAGCCTGAAGACAGCTTACAAAAGCACCTGCTTCACGCAGTTTTTTCGTTGCTGCTTGAAAACGATCAATTAAACGAATTAATGCTGATTTATCAGATATAGAATTTGTTGTTTCCCATTTATGTACCTGTAAAGTAAAATCCTTTATTTCCTCTTCTGTGATTTTTAAATGTTCAGCAAATGCTTCTGAAGAACTGCCGCCATTAAAAAATACATCTAAATCCCAAACTGTTGAATATGTTTTTGTTGTCATTCATCTTCCTCCTTATTTTCTAACCCCCACTCTGACGAGGGACGCCATTTCCTTCTAAAAGCTCTGCTTTTAGTCGTGCGCTTGCATGACTTACGAAGCGTTTTATATCTATAACTACAAAAATATTATAGGTTAATAATTCGAAAAATTCCATTATTATGGGTGATCTTAAAATTTAGAAAAAAATAGGAGCTGTCCCTAAACAAAGGTGTCAGGCACCACGAACAATATCTAGTATCAACAAGTGAGTTGGATTCTAGATATAATGTTTTAAGTGGATACCAGACACCTTATGGGACGACCTCTTTTGGCTTAACAACCTGAACAACAAAACAATCCACCAAATACGAGCAACAATATCAATATTACAATAGCTAGCGCTAACCAAAATCCCCCTCCACAAAAATATGCTGCTGGAGGCGGAGGATAAGCAAATGTGTATAGGTAACCATATAGCATTGAATTCTACCTCCTTGTGTCCTTTTAATAAATTATGATGGCCAATTTAGAAGAGTGTAGGCAATCGTTCATAACTTCCAAAATAAGGATATTAACAATCTTACTTTTATAAAGTGAAACTTCCATCAGTGGGTTTTTTTTTCATCCCCCACTGATGGTTAGTTGAACCAATCACGCTCAAAACGCCACGTCCTGTGGCTATCGCCTGACTAGGACATCCTGTCCGTCGTCGGGCTTTTACGGGCAGTTGTCCCCCACCTATCTTCCTCGCTTCTCTCTCAATCTTGAGGTGAGGGTCTTACTGCACGTTAATGCGGGATAAAATTATAGTTAAAACATTTTTTAGAACTAATTCTTTGCTTCCTTGTTGAATTTTCCGTTACTATGGGGAAGGATTTAAACATTTTTAAAATAAGTGCAGTTGGAGTGAGTTACATTGAAAATATCTAAAAAATATTTTTTACCATTCATGTTTATTTTAATTGCAGCTGGATGTTCCTCCGCAAATGATCAAGATGAAGGAAAACTGAATGATAAAAAGACTGAACCTATTCAGCAGACTGTTACTTACAACATCCAAAAAGCAGAGCCCCAGCGTTTAGAACAAATTTATGGATTGGGTTATCCTGGAAACGACGAAGGACTTTATCTTTCTTCACAGGAGGGAATAAAAATCAACACGAATAATGGGTGGCTCGAAGGATCTTCACAAAAACATGAGTATGTAGGATTTCAAGCAACGAAAGACGGTTTTATTTCAGGCGGTCATCCTGAAAAGGGCTCCAACATGAAAGATCCAATTGGTATCGTAAAAAGTATTGATAGAGGAGCAACGGTTAAGCCACTCTCATTTTATGGGGAAGGAGATTTTCACTTTTTATCAGCAGGCTATGATACAAATGTCATTTATATCATTAATGAAAAAGCCTTACCTGAATTAGAACCAGGTGTCTTCATTTCAGAAGATGAAGGGAAGTCATGGAAGCCATTAAAGTTAAATGGATTGGAATCAGATACATTGGGAATGATTGCAGCTCATCCAACGAATGGTAGCATAATGGCAATGTCAACTCGAAGCGGTGTATTTATATCTGAGGATAAAGGACAGAATCTGAAGCTAGCAACCGCCCCGGTAATGGCTACAGCTCTTGCATTTTCCGAAAACGAGCTATACTATTCTTCAGTAGAAAATAATAAAGTACTTTTTCACAAAATAGATCTAAGTACGAATAAAGCAGTCGAAATTGAAATTCCCTATTTAAATTATGATAACCCAATCACCTTTATTTCTGTTAATATGAAGAATCAAAATACACTCTCATTTGCCACTTACTTAAATGATGTGTACGAGTCTACAGATGGTGGTGAGAATTGGAATTTGGTATTAAAGAACGGTAAAATAGAATAAAAAGAGATGAGGCTATCCCATAAGGTGTCTGGCATCCACTTAATGCACAATATTTAGAGTCCACTCACTTATTGATTCTAGATATTGTTCGTCGTGCCTGACACTTTGCTTTGGGACAGCCACATTTTATCCTTCATCCTATTAGTTATTCTTCCGCTTCTCTTTCTCTTTTTCCGCACGGTAAAATTCATGAAACATTTTCATTAAGGCACGTTTCTCAATCCTTGAAACATAGCTTCTTGATATTCCAAGTTCCTTAGCAATTTCCCTTTGTGTTTTTTCTTTTTGCAAATCTAAACCAAATCTGCCGACAATGACTTCCTTTTCTCTCTCATCCAAGACACAAATATATTCCTTCACTTTTTCAAGCTCCATATTCAATTGTATCGTATTAATGACATCTTCAGATTCAGATTTAAGAACATCAATAAGTGATATTTCATTTCCTTCTTTATCCTGACCAATCGGGTCATGAAGGGAAACATCTTTTTTCGTTTTTTTCAATGCCCGTAAATGCATTAAAATTTCGTTTTCTATACATCTTGCTGCATAGGTTGCTAGCTTCGTTCCTTTTCCTTCAGAATAGCTTTCAATTGCTTTTATTAACCCTATAGTTCCAATTGAGATAAGATCCTCTGAATCCTCACCAGTGTTTTCAAATTTCTTTACAATATGAGCTACGAGCCTTAAATTATGCTCGATTAGCATATTGCGTGCATGTGCATCACCAGACGCCATCAACCGCAAATACTTTTTTTCATCAGCAACCGATAGCGGTTGAGGAAAAGCATTGTTTTTTACGTAAGATACAAGAAACACAATTTCTTTCACTAAATAGCCAAGTGCCGTTAGAATTCCAGACATTTTTTCCACCCCCGCATAAAAAACACTTTACCCTTAACTAATTCCTATGAGTAAAGAGAGTTGTTTTTGTCTGTCCAATTCATTTATTTTGTTCGGGAAATTTTTCCCTCTTAAATAAAGTCATTGAATTTGATCGTGAATGACCAGAATCCAGTTAAGTAAAATAATTAAGAGCGGGAGGGAAAGGAAATTTGCTCTATATAAAGCTATCATTAAATATGGTTACACAAAAATATGGTAAAATAATAATACTACTTTATGAAAGTTGGATTTGTCATGACAGGCCAGCGTATTATTCTATTGCTTGTACTCTTTATCGTTCTTATAGCAACCGGTGCAGAAATTATTTTCGAAGGATTTTCCACAAAACCAATCATCTTATTAATTGCAACAGTCGCAGTCATTGTATTCTTATGGGGTCGTCCAGAGAAATAGCAAAAACGAAAGCATTAAAAAAGGATTAACCATGAAGGTTAATCCTTTTTTTATTCAAGACCTACTGCGTCGACACTTACTTCAGAAATAATAATACTGCCTATTGCACAGCAAATTACTAAACCCATCACCATCATGAACATGCTTTTGCACCCCTTTAAACCACCTAATTAATATTAAATTACCATATTCATACCCTGATGATTTCATCTAAATATGAACATTCTGTTAATTAGGTGATTTAATGAATTGCCATGTTTGATATTGATTTCATTTGCTTTTCTTTTTACGGAAGCTAAGCGTTAGCAGTAAAACATGTAATGACATATAGCTGCTCCTCCTACCTTTTAGGCTAGGTGGAATCATTCTCCACCCAAAAGATTGCTTGACGTCCTTGCATTAAAAAAATCATTTTCATTACCACCTTTCACTATTTTTTTTAAAATCAAATTAATAAGTGCGATACATCGTGTATTGACGATCACGATTTTCATCTTGAATTTTTTTTACCATTTGATCATGAAGTATTTCTTCAATCGATAGCTCGCGTTTTTTAATCGTTATCGTTAAGAAAAAAATATTTAGTGTCATTATTGTTTCACCTCCTCAAAAAAACGTAATTGAAACTCGGTAAGATCATCTCCGAAAATACCCATTTCAAAACCCTTTCTTTCATTAACATAGACACAAAAAAGCCGCAAGGAGACATCCCTGCAGCATAAATAGGCACAAAAAAGCCACAGGGAAACGATTCTCCCTGCGGCATGGATAGGCTATGTTAGATTAAGCGATCCATTCCTGATAGGTCGAATTCGTTACGTATAAAAAAGCATGTAGTTTTGCATTGCAAACTTTCTTCATCATCATTTCATTCGACCTCCTTTTTGGAATTTTTTCACTTACATTGGTAATTATAACCACACACTTAGTATTTGTAAACCATTTTATTGCAGAAAATAAATATTTTTTCAAAATTAGGCAATAGACATTATTTTCTCATACTTGAATTTATTTCATAGCACTTACGATCTTCATCACTAAATCAGCTGAATGAAGTGCAGCTTTTTCAAGAAACTGCTCAAATGATACATCTGATTCCTTCCCTGCAATATCTGATAATGATCGAATGATAACAAAGGGAGTTCCAAATTGATAAGAAACCTGTGCGATCGCAGCTGCCTCCATTTCTACTGCTTGTAGATCGTTAAACTTATCACGGATATAGTCCACACGTACTGGATCATTCATAAATGAATCGCCAGTAGCTATTAATCCTCTTACGACTTGGATATCCTTGATTTCCTTTGCGCATGCCTCTGCTGTACGTACTAATTGGCTATCAGCTTCGAAGGCTGCCGGCAACTGAGGGACTTGTCCATACTCGTAACCAAATGCAGTAACATCTACGTCATGGTGTCTTACCTCTGTAGAAATGACGACATCACCAACATTTAAATCTGGATTGAAGCCTCCTGCAGAACCAGTATTAATGACAAAATCAGGTTTGAATTTTTCCAGTAGGATTGCCGTCGATAATGCAGCATTCACCTTTCCAATTCCAGAACGCAGCAGGACTACTTCTACTCCATCCATTAGCCCAGTTGTATACTCGCAGCCAGCAATAACAGTCTGATCCTTATCTATTATTTTTTCACGCAGTAACGTAACTTCTTCTTCCATTGCTCCAATTATAGCTATTTTCATCTGTTTAAACCTCTTTCTTGTTTTTGATTCCAATCATACATGTTCCCAATTTACCATTCTCAAATGAACCATTCAACTGAAAAATTTCAGAAGCTGTCTTGGCTTATACAATTCACATGGGATAAAATACATTATATAGTTAATTGATTAAAAGGAGATCGGAAGGAAAATGAATTTCAATCTAGAATTAATTGATGATAAAATTGAATTTTTTGACGCTCATGACTTAAAGACGCTTGAAAAAAACATCAATACACAAATCGATCATAACAAGGCCATCTTACTATCTGTCCATCACGTCTCGCACCAAATGAGTGTTGACGAAAACGGGAAAAGGTTTTATTCCGCAG from Cytobacillus dafuensis encodes:
- a CDS encoding phosphatidylserine decarboxylase, yielding MIQSIYRLFIELTNGKITSGLIRKFARSKASRMFIPSFSKAYQINQDEMEQKLEEFPTLHDFFTRRLKEGARMPDIDPDSIISPVDAVIEDIGIIEPGHIITVKGKDYSIREMLGKDEKIEKYTDGCYMIFYLSPSHYHRIHSPVTGRVIDQWTLGSKSYPVNKHGLKYGKNTLSKNYRTITEVEHKTGLLSIVKVGAMFVNSIEVIHEGDQLVKGTEMAYFSFGSTVVLLFEKNSIQPLTSLKTPFDIKVGEKIGYLTRKKEDLKG
- the pssA gene encoding CDP-diacylglycerol--serine O-phosphatidyltransferase; translated protein: MFLSDIFDQTIKKLKAQIANVLTLTNLFLGGFAILFSINGYLDLSLLLIFIAALADRFDGMVARKLNIESELGKQLDSMSDIISFGVAPALLIYQGILFEFGAPGSFFTIFYIGCGAFRLARFNISENNGYFTGLPITAAGCLATLSFLTIPYLPSQFFLFIMIILSFLMVSPFKLKKV
- a CDS encoding M3 family oligoendopeptidase, which translates into the protein MTTKTYSTVWDLDVFFNGGSSSEAFAEHLKITEEEIKDFTLQVHKWETTNSISDKSALIRLIDRFQAATKKLREAGAFVSCLQAQNTGDKKASEHRAAITQLSASFQTALTEFDEKLTSYDSSIWEDMLKSEELSELAFVLTERRQTAAEKLSKEEESLINALGVDGYHSWGQFYDLVVGKIKIPSHENGEETILSVGQAANKFSSPDREVRKDMFEKWENAWKEQSEYLSRVINHLSGFRLNVYKQRGWDDVLKEPLAINRMSQETLDAMWDVISKNKQPLVQFLNRKAKLLGVEKLSWYDLDAPINKTESKVSYQEGAEFILENFSKFGEEMTSFAKMAFEDKWIEAEDRPGKSPGGFHTYFPESSQSRIFMTYSGTPSNISTLAHELGHGFHTYAMRDLHLLNRNYAMNVAETASTLAEMIVADASVKSAQSEEEKIALLEDKIQRTVALLMNIHARFLFETRFYSERKNGSVSTERLNHLMEEAQKEAYGHALEEYHPSFWASKLHFYITGVPFYNFPYTFGYLFSLGIYARAIEEGKDYEQKYIALLKDTASMKVEELAQKHLNVDLTRHEFWEKAVQLCIDDIEEFLALTEGK
- a CDS encoding F510_1955 family glycosylhydrolase — its product is MKISKKYFLPFMFILIAAGCSSANDQDEGKLNDKKTEPIQQTVTYNIQKAEPQRLEQIYGLGYPGNDEGLYLSSQEGIKINTNNGWLEGSSQKHEYVGFQATKDGFISGGHPEKGSNMKDPIGIVKSIDRGATVKPLSFYGEGDFHFLSAGYDTNVIYIINEKALPELEPGVFISEDEGKSWKPLKLNGLESDTLGMIAAHPTNGSIMAMSTRSGVFISEDKGQNLKLATAPVMATALAFSENELYYSSVENNKVLFHKIDLSTNKAVEIEIPYLNYDNPITFISVNMKNQNTLSFATYLNDVYESTDGGENWNLVLKNGKIE
- the sigK gene encoding RNA polymerase sporulation sigma factor SigK, whose protein sequence is MSGILTALGYLVKEIVFLVSYVKNNAFPQPLSVADEKKYLRLMASGDAHARNMLIEHNLRLVAHIVKKFENTGEDSEDLISIGTIGLIKAIESYSEGKGTKLATYAARCIENEILMHLRALKKTKKDVSLHDPIGQDKEGNEISLIDVLKSESEDVINTIQLNMELEKVKEYICVLDEREKEVIVGRFGLDLQKEKTQREIAKELGISRSYVSRIEKRALMKMFHEFYRAEKEKEKRKNN
- a CDS encoding YrzI family small protein gives rise to the protein MTLNIFFLTITIKKRELSIEEILHDQMVKKIQDENRDRQYTMYRTY
- the mtnN gene encoding 5'-methylthioadenosine/S-adenosylhomocysteine nucleosidase, whose amino-acid sequence is MKIAIIGAMEEEVTLLREKIIDKDQTVIAGCEYTTGLMDGVEVVLLRSGIGKVNAALSTAILLEKFKPDFVINTGSAGGFNPDLNVGDVVISTEVRHHDVDVTAFGYEYGQVPQLPAAFEADSQLVRTAEACAKEIKDIQVVRGLIATGDSFMNDPVRVDYIRDKFNDLQAVEMEAAAIAQVSYQFGTPFVIIRSLSDIAGKESDVSFEQFLEKAALHSADLVMKIVSAMK
- a CDS encoding DUF2536 family protein; the protein is MNFNLELIDDKIEFFDAHDLKTLEKNINTQIDHNKAILLSVHHVSHQMSVDENGKRFYSAVVHFKSKK